The following are encoded together in the Deinococcus soli (ex Cha et al. 2016) genome:
- the uvsE gene encoding UV DNA damage repair endonuclease UvsE: MTTPAYGLVCLTTGPEIRFRTITLTRYRALPPAQRYGTLLDLYADNVARVRRAADYCAARGIRLYRLSSSLFPMLDLDGDDTGAQVLAHLAPQLRDAGHAFQNHGIRVLMHPEQFIVLNSDRPEVRESSLRAITTHAQVMDALNLERSTWNLLLLHGGKGGRARELQAIIPDLPDAVRLRLGLENDERAYSPRDLLPVCEATGTPLIFDAHHHVVHDRLPDQEDPSVREWVLAARRTWTPPEWQVVHLSNGLDGPQDRRHSWLIDQVPSAYHDVPWIEVEAKGKEEALVALGACAPTLST; this comes from the coding sequence ATGACCACCCCCGCCTACGGCCTCGTGTGCCTGACGACCGGGCCCGAGATCCGCTTCCGGACCATCACCCTCACCCGCTACCGCGCCCTGCCCCCCGCGCAGCGGTACGGCACGCTGCTCGACCTGTACGCCGACAACGTCGCCCGCGTGCGCCGCGCCGCCGACTACTGCGCCGCGCGCGGCATCCGCCTGTACCGCCTGAGTTCCAGTCTCTTTCCCATGCTGGACCTGGATGGGGACGACACCGGCGCGCAGGTGCTCGCACACCTCGCCCCGCAGCTGCGGGACGCCGGGCACGCCTTCCAGAACCACGGCATCCGCGTCCTGATGCACCCCGAGCAGTTCATCGTGCTGAACAGCGACCGCCCCGAGGTCAGAGAGAGCAGCCTGCGCGCCATCACCACCCACGCGCAGGTCATGGACGCCCTGAACCTGGAGCGCAGCACCTGGAACCTCCTCCTCCTGCACGGCGGCAAGGGCGGCCGCGCCCGGGAACTCCAGGCGATCATTCCCGACCTGCCCGACGCGGTCCGCCTGCGGCTGGGCCTGGAAAACGACGAGCGTGCCTACAGCCCCCGCGACTTGCTGCCCGTCTGCGAGGCCACCGGCACCCCGCTGATCTTCGACGCACATCATCACGTCGTCCACGACCGCCTGCCCGATCAGGAAGACCCCAGCGTGCGCGAGTGGGTCCTGGCCGCCCGCCGCACCTGGACCCCGCCGGAGTGGCAGGTCGTGCACCTCAGCAACGGCCTGGACGGCCCGCAGGACCGCCGCCACAGCTGGCTGATCGATCAGGTGCCCAGCGCGTACCATGACGTCCCCTGGATCGAGGTGGAAGCCAAGGGCAAGGAAGAAGCCCTGGTCGCCCTGGGGGCCTGCGCCCCTACACTGAGCACGTGA
- a CDS encoding 3-deoxy-7-phosphoheptulonate synthase, with the protein MTHPEPTIHAGRTENLNVSGFTPLITPRALKARHPLTPQAEATVLAGRRAAQDILHGRDDRLLVVVGPCSIHDHEQALDYARRLAGLRERVNDRLEVHMRVYVDKPRTTVGWRGYLLDPDMNGANDINKGLELTRKLMVQVSELGLPVATELLDPFAPQYVFDAVAWACLGARTTESQTHRVMSSAVSAPMGFKNGTGGGIKLAVDAIVAARASHAFFTIDDDGQACIVHTLGNPDGHVILRGGRGGPNYAPQFVKEAAGLMTAAGLPPAVMVDCSHANSGSDHTRQSLVWRDVLHQRAAGQDAVRGLMIESNLRPGKQGIPSDLSTLVPGLSVTDACVGWDETEALLLEAHAALGRERVTG; encoded by the coding sequence ATGACGCACCCCGAACCCACCATCCACGCTGGCCGCACCGAGAACCTGAACGTGAGCGGCTTCACGCCCCTGATCACCCCCCGCGCCCTGAAGGCCCGGCACCCCCTGACCCCCCAGGCCGAGGCGACCGTGCTCGCGGGCCGCCGCGCCGCGCAGGACATCCTGCATGGCCGCGACGACCGGCTGCTCGTGGTGGTGGGCCCCTGCTCCATCCACGACCACGAGCAGGCGCTCGACTACGCCCGCCGCCTCGCGGGGCTGCGGGAACGCGTGAACGACCGCCTGGAAGTACACATGAGGGTGTACGTGGACAAACCCCGCACCACCGTCGGCTGGCGCGGCTACCTGCTCGACCCGGACATGAACGGCGCCAACGACATCAACAAGGGCCTGGAACTCACCCGCAAGCTCATGGTGCAGGTCAGTGAACTGGGCCTGCCGGTCGCCACGGAACTGCTTGACCCGTTCGCGCCGCAGTACGTGTTCGACGCGGTCGCCTGGGCCTGCCTGGGCGCGCGCACCACCGAAAGCCAGACGCACCGCGTCATGAGCAGCGCCGTGTCCGCCCCAATGGGCTTCAAGAACGGCACGGGCGGCGGCATCAAGCTCGCCGTAGACGCCATCGTCGCCGCGCGCGCCTCGCACGCGTTCTTCACCATCGACGACGACGGCCAGGCCTGCATCGTGCATACGCTCGGCAACCCCGACGGGCACGTCATCCTGCGCGGCGGCCGCGGCGGCCCCAATTACGCCCCGCAGTTCGTGAAGGAAGCCGCCGGACTCATGACCGCCGCAGGCCTGCCCCCGGCGGTCATGGTGGACTGCTCGCACGCCAACAGCGGCTCGGACCACACCCGCCAGAGCCTCGTGTGGCGCGACGTGCTGCACCAGCGCGCCGCCGGGCAGGACGCCGTGCGCGGCCTGATGATCGAGAGCAACCTCCGCCCCGGCAAGCAGGGCATCCCCAGTGACCTGAGCACCCTGGTCCCCGGCCTGAGCGTCACGGACGCCTGCGTCGGCTGGGACGAGACCGAGGCCCTGCTGCTCGAGGCGCACGCCGCGCTGGGCCGCGAGCGCGTCACGGGCTGA
- a CDS encoding DUF2256 domain-containing protein: MPRPERTFGGGRPPSQRPSKTCAHCGLPFTWRKKWERDWDTVKYCSDRCRAAAKRRTE, translated from the coding sequence ATGCCTCGCCCGGAACGCACCTTTGGCGGCGGACGCCCGCCCAGCCAGCGCCCCAGCAAAACCTGCGCCCACTGTGGCCTGCCCTTCACGTGGCGCAAGAAGTGGGAACGCGACTGGGACACCGTCAAGTACTGCTCCGACCGCTGCCGCGCGGCCGCGAAACGCAGGACCGAATGA
- a CDS encoding PolC-type DNA polymerase III has protein sequence MNVVVFDLETTGLSPERDGIVEIGAVRIVDGQVDETQRYETLVRPTTADGGTMLIPWRAEQVHGISNDMVRASPTITEVLPEFLEFVNGWPVVAHNIGFDAGFMRANAARAGLNWNPQAELCTVQLSRRAFPKERAHNLTVLAERLGLNFAPGGRHRSFGDVQVTAQAYLRLMERLRGA, from the coding sequence GTGAATGTTGTCGTGTTCGACCTGGAAACCACGGGCCTCTCGCCGGAACGGGACGGCATCGTCGAGATCGGCGCGGTGCGCATCGTGGACGGACAGGTGGACGAGACGCAACGCTACGAGACGCTGGTGCGCCCCACCACCGCCGACGGCGGCACCATGCTGATCCCCTGGCGGGCCGAACAGGTCCACGGCATCAGCAACGACATGGTCCGCGCCTCCCCGACCATCACCGAGGTCCTGCCCGAATTCCTGGAGTTCGTGAACGGTTGGCCGGTCGTGGCGCACAACATCGGCTTCGACGCCGGGTTCATGCGCGCCAACGCCGCCCGTGCCGGCCTGAACTGGAACCCGCAGGCGGAACTCTGCACCGTGCAGCTCTCCCGACGCGCCTTCCCGAAGGAACGCGCGCACAACCTGACGGTCCTGGCCGAGCGGCTGGGCCTGAACTTCGCGCCCGGCGGCCGCCACCGCTCGTTCGGGGACGTGCAGGTCACCGCGCAGGCGTACCTGCGCCTGATGGAACGGCTGCGCGGCGCCTGA
- a CDS encoding family 16 glycosylhydrolase encodes MPRSTLPFLLPLTLLLGACNLTNASTATPVWQDEFSGNSLDTSRWGYQIGNGFMAGSDYVAGWGNNELEYYTDRASNVSVQDGNLVITARKEKITGPAGSTTGTFDWTSGRVRTAGKFSRTYGKFEIRAKFPRGKGFWPAIWMLPEEPSPYASWAANGEIDIAEGWGSKPTELAQTIHYGGVWPNNVYSGTTVNFPNGGTMDQWHTYAVEWTPGKIQWFIDGTLTSEKTQWWSAKNNPPTSDADLNAWPAPFDRPFYLLLNLAVGGNFDGNPDATTPDQGQMLVDYVRVYGMQNETGSAGPHPDMTYPWTPKPARPALSDGNLVYNGSFDWSDTDPRVTPDTTSLSGAANSKFWTLYTSDGQVTLSNDAGALKADVTNAGSVNYAVQVRQDGLNIESGGKYEVSFDAWAQSARPMMLKVGGGQDRGYAAYSGEQPVQIGTTKERKTVTFDMKATTDAAARLEFNLGNAGTGPVWFDNVVVRRVGTAAGARPPAADGNLLYNAAFTQDATATVPGIPGVPGSAYWTTWSNVPERLTTGISGSVITLNVKDVDPANNWHVQLNQAEVPLTAGKSYTLTFKGRASDAREVAVVIGENGGSYARYLDGKAALGATEQTFTYTFTAPVTNIGAQFQILGAVGAAGSSYGLSFRDFRLVQNP; translated from the coding sequence ATGCCCCGCTCCACCCTGCCCTTCCTGCTGCCCCTGACCCTGCTCCTCGGCGCGTGTAACCTCACGAACGCCAGCACCGCCACGCCCGTCTGGCAGGACGAATTCAGCGGCAACAGCCTCGACACCAGCCGCTGGGGCTACCAGATCGGCAACGGCTTCATGGCCGGCAGCGACTACGTGGCCGGGTGGGGCAACAACGAACTGGAGTACTACACCGACCGCGCCAGCAACGTCAGCGTGCAGGACGGCAACCTCGTGATCACCGCCCGCAAGGAGAAGATCACCGGCCCTGCCGGCAGCACCACCGGCACCTTCGACTGGACGTCCGGCCGCGTCCGTACCGCCGGGAAGTTCAGCCGCACCTACGGCAAGTTCGAGATCCGCGCGAAGTTCCCCAGAGGCAAGGGCTTCTGGCCCGCCATCTGGATGCTGCCCGAGGAACCCAGCCCCTACGCCAGCTGGGCCGCGAACGGTGAGATCGACATCGCCGAGGGCTGGGGCAGCAAACCCACCGAACTCGCGCAGACCATCCACTACGGCGGCGTGTGGCCCAACAACGTGTACTCCGGCACCACCGTGAACTTCCCGAACGGCGGCACGATGGACCAGTGGCACACGTACGCGGTCGAGTGGACGCCCGGCAAGATCCAGTGGTTCATCGACGGGACACTCACCAGCGAGAAGACCCAGTGGTGGAGCGCCAAGAACAATCCCCCCACCAGCGACGCCGACCTGAACGCGTGGCCCGCCCCCTTCGACCGCCCCTTCTACCTGCTGCTGAACCTCGCCGTGGGTGGCAACTTCGACGGGAACCCCGACGCGACCACCCCCGACCAGGGCCAGATGCTCGTGGATTACGTCCGTGTGTACGGCATGCAGAACGAGACCGGCAGCGCCGGACCGCACCCCGACATGACCTACCCCTGGACGCCGAAACCTGCCCGCCCGGCCCTGAGCGACGGGAACCTCGTGTACAACGGGTCCTTCGACTGGTCCGACACCGACCCGCGCGTGACGCCCGACACGACCAGCCTCAGCGGCGCGGCGAACAGCAAGTTCTGGACGCTGTACACCAGTGACGGGCAGGTCACCCTGAGCAACGACGCGGGGGCCCTGAAGGCCGACGTCACCAACGCGGGCAGCGTGAACTACGCCGTGCAGGTCCGCCAGGACGGCCTGAACATCGAGTCCGGCGGCAAGTACGAGGTCAGCTTCGACGCCTGGGCGCAGAGTGCCCGCCCCATGATGCTCAAGGTGGGCGGCGGGCAGGACCGCGGGTACGCCGCGTACTCCGGCGAGCAGCCCGTGCAGATCGGCACCACGAAGGAACGCAAGACCGTCACCTTCGACATGAAGGCCACCACCGACGCCGCCGCCCGCCTGGAATTCAACCTCGGGAACGCCGGGACCGGCCCGGTGTGGTTCGACAACGTGGTCGTGCGGCGCGTCGGAACGGCCGCCGGGGCGCGCCCACCCGCCGCGGACGGCAACCTGCTGTACAACGCCGCGTTCACGCAGGACGCCACCGCCACCGTTCCCGGCATCCCGGGCGTGCCCGGCAGCGCGTACTGGACCACCTGGAGCAACGTGCCCGAACGCCTCACCACGGGTATCAGTGGCAGCGTGATCACCCTGAACGTCAAGGACGTGGACCCCGCGAACAACTGGCACGTGCAGCTGAACCAGGCCGAGGTGCCCCTGACCGCCGGGAAGTCCTACACCCTGACCTTCAAGGGCAGGGCCAGCGACGCCCGCGAGGTCGCCGTGGTCATCGGCGAGAACGGCGGCAGCTACGCCCGCTACCTGGACGGCAAGGCCGCCCTGGGCGCCACCGAGCAGACCTTCACGTACACCTTCACGGCGCCCGTCACCAACATCGGCGCGCAGTTCCAGATCCTCGGCGCGGTCGGCGCGGCGGGCAGCAGTTACGGCCTGAGCTTCCGTGACTTCCGCCTCGTGCAGAACCCCTGA
- a CDS encoding gluconokinase, whose protein sequence is MTPSDSPLRVVVMGVSGSGKSTLGRALGAALRAPFLDGDDYHIPQARERMRAGHGLTDADRAPWLARLRAELDAQGRVVLACSALKCTYRDALRAPGTRFLYLDVPEPLLATRLRQRPGHYAGADLLPSQLATLETPQQGEHDILTLPVTATTTPAGLLAQALTALKVT, encoded by the coding sequence GTGACCCCCTCCGACAGTCCCCTGCGCGTGGTCGTCATGGGGGTGTCCGGCAGCGGGAAGAGCACCCTGGGCCGCGCCCTGGGCGCCGCGCTGCGCGCCCCCTTCCTGGACGGCGACGACTACCACATCCCCCAGGCCCGCGAACGCATGCGCGCCGGGCATGGTCTGACCGACGCTGACCGCGCCCCCTGGCTGGCCCGGCTCCGCGCCGAACTGGACGCACAGGGGCGCGTGGTGCTGGCCTGCTCGGCCCTGAAATGCACCTACCGCGACGCGCTGCGCGCCCCCGGCACCCGGTTCCTGTACCTGGACGTCCCCGAACCCCTGCTGGCCACCCGCCTGCGCCAGCGGCCCGGGCACTACGCCGGGGCGGACCTGCTTCCCTCGCAGCTCGCCACGCTGGAGACCCCTCAGCAGGGCGAGCACGACATCCTCACCCTGCCCGTCACGGCGACCACCACCCCAGCTGGACTGCTAGCACAGGCCCTCACTGCACTCAAGGTCACCTGA